The genomic region GAAACATACTGGTTTAATTGTAACGCTGTGTAGGTATCAAATTGCCCAATAGCATAGTCCATAAGCAATCCCGGACCTGGATTATCACCTTTGTAGCCTGTTGCTTCATAGGGAAGATCAATGCCTGTACTTACACCAAGTCCAAATTGATTAAAATAATAACGCAAATCCTGCAGAGTTTTAGAACTGTTCTTAACTTTAGATGATTCATTTTTTACATATCGGTAGTTGGTATAATCTCCACCCATTCTGAGAGCAATATAAAACATATAAACGTTTGAAGATTTAGCAAGGGCATCCAAATCATTTACATATCCCAGTGTACGATAGGAACTTTTTTCAGGTGTACTTGCAATTTTAATCGGGGAATCGTAAAAAGTTGTGCCGGGACGAATGACTCCTGATTCAAAACCGGCAAGTACCGTTGCCCCCTTAATAGCTGATCCGGGACGGTGTGCATCATAAACGGTTCGATAGGACTGATCTGAAAACTCATTCTTCTTGTGATCATAGTGCTGACCGGACATCGCTAAAATTTCGCCTGTATTAGGATCAGACATGACAACTAAAGCGTCCTTAAAGTGTTGGTTCTTACCAGGATATTTATCAATAATTTTTTTCATTTCTTCTCTTACAATTTTATCGACTCGTTTCTGCAGCTCGATATCAATCGTTAGTTTCAGGCTTTTTCCCTGCTTGCCTTCACGTATCAGCTTTGAGTCAATGATATTTCCTTCTTTATCGGTGACATACTCCACTAATTCTTTTTGACCGGCTAAGGTGGATTCGTATTCTTCTTCCAGAAAGCTTTCTCCAACTCTTTCATTTCGACCATATTGCCGGGAAAGATAATAATCCAGTTTTTCTTTCGGAAGTCCCTCTTCCAATGAGGTCATACCCCCAATAAAATTCGAAAAAGTTGGATGAAAGATTTTGTTTCGTTTCCAGTCAGTCGTGACATTGATCCCGGGAAGCTCGCTTAAATGCTCGGCTACCGTTGCGTATTCTTTTTCTGAAATATTACTATTTTTAACGACATGCGGGGTTAAGGCCGGCGCCTGATCCAGTTCCCGTTTAATAGCGATAATTTCCAAATCTTCTTCGTTTAATTGCTGTAAATCTTGTTCCGTAACCTTGTCGAGGACTTCGTAGTATTGTTCCTCATCACTTAAACCCTCTTCCTTGGAGGATAGACGATTGTATGCTTCTTTTCTATTTTTCATTATCCAGTAATCCTGTTTGTCTCTTTTTGTAACCTTATCCGGTTTCTTCTCCATATATTTTGACAGTTTTTCTGCAAGTTCCAGTCTATCTTTTGGCTGAACATTTTTTGGAGGGGTATAGGTAATGGCGTATCTTGGTTCATTTTCAACAAGCAGTCGACCATAACGATCATAAATTTCTCCCCTTGGTACAGGATTAGAAACCGTTGTGTCTTCCGTGCGACTGACTTCACGCTGTGCTGCATCCCCATGCAAAATTTGAACAACACCCAGTTGTATAATTAAAAAAGCAAACAGCAGAAAGATTAAGAAAAACAGGATATTTAAACGTAATGGTAAGTGTGATTTTGATTTCTTTGGAGTCAAAGGGTTCCCCTCCCCCTATTCCTGTTGTTTTTCTATATTATAGCATGACTTGAGCGATTTTGACATGAATATTCATTCCTATATAAACCAAACATTCTCTTCCTGATTAACGATTCTCATCCTCCGCAACCTCTTTATTAATTAAAGGTTTATTTTCCTTTTCCACATTTTCTTCATTCGGCTTTTTCCCAGGAAGGTGAATATCCCGGAAGAAATAAGAAATTGCCAAGTGCCCGATACCCATTGTAGCGAGCAGATAAGGAATACTCTTATCAGCGTCAAACAGTGCAGTGACAATAAGAAACAGGAGAATAGAGCTTACCCTCCCTGAATTCAGAAACAACTCACGGACAACGATATATTCAATCCGCTTCTCTTTTGCCATCCATGAAGTCCCTATAACATCATAGGAAATCGAAAAATAAGGTACATAAATGATTGGATAGGCAAAACCTATAATCGCTGCATAGATGAGTAAAACGGTATAGCTTTTGAAGAAAATAATCAGGTAAATGGACATATACAGAATCAGCCCGCCAATTAAGATTGAGGTTTTGCGGAACTTTGGTTTTATTAATCGGGTCGCAAGGTAATAGACGAAAAAGGAAAAACCGGAAAAGATCAGGTTAAATGTACCCAATGCAAATTCACTGTCGGTTATTAAAAAGACCCAGATGGAAATGACAAATAAAAAGATTCCCTCTCTTAATCCCTGAGAATAATTAGCCTGTAATACCCGCTTCCAATTGTTATTATTGTTTCTCTCTTTCAGGATAATTCGAAAATTATATTCTCCTTCTGCACTTCTGCGATTAAGAAAGAAACTGCAGATGACGGCTACGACAAATAAAACTAAAGAAATGGTGAATATAGTGGTATAGCCTGTATTAGCCTCCATTTTTGAAATAATGAAACCGGCGGAGATAGGACCAATCATTCCTCCCAGAGACTGAAGCAAACCAAAAAACCCGTTAAAAAAGTCTCTGGTTTCCGGTTCTGTAATTTCAAAGGTTAACACATGGAAAGCCAGCCAGTAAAAACCATATCCAATGCCTAATATGCCACCTAATATCACGTTGTACTTTTCCGCATAATCTCCCATAATTAATACAGTCAAAAAAAATAGGGATAAAAAAGTTACTCCCAGTCGTAAAACAATTACACGGTCGACTTTTTTAGCCCATCTTCCTGCCAGAATAAAGGTTAGCGGCTGCATTATATATACAGCCAAATTGTAAAAGGCAATGGTTGCATAATCTCCTGCTTGCTTCCAAAGAAAAATATTTACAAATGTATTGGAGAGAAAAATACTAATGGAATATAAACCACCAATAGTAAGCAG from Virgibacillus sp. MSP4-1 harbors:
- a CDS encoding penicillin-binding protein 2, with amino-acid sequence MTPKKSKSHLPLRLNILFFLIFLLFAFLIIQLGVVQILHGDAAQREVSRTEDTTVSNPVPRGEIYDRYGRLLVENEPRYAITYTPPKNVQPKDRLELAEKLSKYMEKKPDKVTKRDKQDYWIMKNRKEAYNRLSSKEEGLSDEEQYYEVLDKVTEQDLQQLNEEDLEIIAIKRELDQAPALTPHVVKNSNISEKEYATVAEHLSELPGINVTTDWKRNKIFHPTFSNFIGGMTSLEEGLPKEKLDYYLSRQYGRNERVGESFLEEEYESTLAGQKELVEYVTDKEGNIIDSKLIREGKQGKSLKLTIDIELQKRVDKIVREEMKKIIDKYPGKNQHFKDALVVMSDPNTGEILAMSGQHYDHKKNEFSDQSYRTVYDAHRPGSAIKGATVLAGFESGVIRPGTTFYDSPIKIASTPEKSSYRTLGYVNDLDALAKSSNVYMFYIALRMGGDYTNYRYVKNESSKVKNSSKTLQDLRYYFNQFGLGVSTGIDLPYEATGYKGDNPGPGLLMDYAIGQFDTYTALQLNQYVSTIANGGYRLQPQLVQGIYNSTANGELNQLYKGIQPKVLNRIDMNDKYLDRVQEGFRRVFQHPDGTADHVFASKPYNPAGKTGTAENEIYAENEKGEVEKVADVENHNLVGYAPYDDPEVAFSIIVPNVGLDASDGINSKIGSRILDAYFELKKQRAENGINMELNQMKNENSSENEQNG
- a CDS encoding MFS transporter — encoded protein: MSEKLKAIVGHVDVNRDLILLLTIGGLYSISIFLSNTFVNIFLWKQAGDYATIAFYNLAVYIMQPLTFILAGRWAKKVDRVIVLRLGVTFLSLFFLTVLIMGDYAEKYNVILGGILGIGYGFYWLAFHVLTFEITEPETRDFFNGFFGLLQSLGGMIGPISAGFIISKMEANTGYTTIFTISLVLFVVAVICSFFLNRRSAEGEYNFRIILKERNNNNNWKRVLQANYSQGLREGIFLFVISIWVFLITDSEFALGTFNLIFSGFSFFVYYLATRLIKPKFRKTSILIGGLILYMSIYLIIFFKSYTVLLIYAAIIGFAYPIIYVPYFSISYDVIGTSWMAKEKRIEYIVVRELFLNSGRVSSILLFLIVTALFDADKSIPYLLATMGIGHLAISYFFRDIHLPGKKPNEENVEKENKPLINKEVAEDENR